DNA from Corynebacterium aurimucosum ATCC 700975:
CCATAGGGTGCCCCTGGCCTCTAGTTGTCCAACTACTGCTCGGTAGCGCCGGATTCGTTGGCGGTGCCACCAGACATAATCGGGCCGTCACCCTCGCCCTCAACTGGGACGGACTTACCCTTATCGTCGGTGACCGGCTTAATCGCAACCGGCTTACCACGGGACATCAGCTCAAAGTTGAAAGAATCCAGGTCTTCGTTACCGCCAGCCTGGTCTTCCCACTTCACAGAGAAGTAGGAATCATATCCCTCTTCCACACCGTCGGTGCGCCAGCAGCGAGCCTGAATCACGTTGTCAAGGCCCATCTTGCGGCCCTTCTCGCGCAGAGCGGCCTGGCCCGGGTCTTGCTTGAACTTGCCCTCAGTCTTCTTGCCCTTGCGCTTGCCCTCGCCCTTAAAGGTCATTTCGAGGGCGGTAGCAATCTGGGACTTGTAGCCCTCAGAGTCAATATCGGAATCGTCCTGCATCGTCGGGGAAGACTGGGGGGCGAACTGGGACAGGCCACGAACATAAATCCAGTTCGGTTCCTCTTGGGTGCCTACGTTTACCTGTAGTGCCCAGTCGCGGGCGAGAGTGGAATTAAGGTCGTAGGAAGATGGTGCCTTTGCAACAGCCA
Protein-coding regions in this window:
- a CDS encoding phage tail tube protein → MAVAKAPSSYDLNSTLARDWALQVNVGTQEEPNWIYVRGLSQFAPQSSPTMQDDSDIDSEGYKSQIATALEMTFKGEGKRKGKKTEGKFKQDPGQAALREKGRKMGLDNVIQARCWRTDGVEEGYDSYFSVKWEDQAGGNEDLDSFNFELMSRGKPVAIKPVTDDKGKSVPVEGEGDGPIMSGGTANESGATEQ